DNA sequence from the Pseudomonas fluorescens Q2-87 genome:
GCGATGGCAGCAGTCCTTGAGCACCGTCGCCACTTGCGCCAGGCAATGGTCCCCGGCGACATGCCCGTAGGTGTCGTTGTAGCGCTTGAAGAAATCGATATCGACCATGATCAGGCTCAGCGGGCTGCGCTGGCGGGCACCGCGCCCAAACTCGATGTCCAGCGCGCGCTCGAACAATCGCCGGTTCGCCAGGCCCGTCAGGCTGTCATGGGTGGCGATCAGTTCCAGCGCTTGCTGGGCCTCGCGCAGGTCTGCTTCGATCCGCTCGCTGTTGCGCACCTGGCGTACGAATACCCAGCCGAACAGGCAAATCCCCAGGACCACCAGGGCCACGATGAGGCTCGATTGAAAGGCCCTGTCATGCCAGCCTGCCAGAATCGCGTCTTCGGACATGGCGGCGGTGACGACCAGCGGATAAGCCTGCAGATGTTGATGCCCATACAGCCTGACAATGCCGTCAACGTCAGACCGGATCATTGCATCGCCAGACATCCCCGTTGCCAGGTCATGCTTGAAAATATGCTCTTCCGCCAGCGGACGACCAATCCGCGCCTCATCGAAGGGCCGGCGTGCCAGCAATGTCCCATCGGACAACGCCAGGCTCATCTCACCCTGATCGTCCAGGCTGAAGCTTTTGAAGAATCGATCGAAGTACGACATCTTGATCCCGGCCATCAGCACGCCTTGGAAGTTGCCGTCCTGGTCATTCAGGCGTCGTGAAATCGGGATGATCCAATCGCCGTTCTGGCGACTGCGAATCGCCGGCCCGACATGGCCGATCAAGGACGCGTTCTGTTGGTGGAAAGTGAAATACTCGCGATCCGCCACCCCCGCCCCTCTTTGCAAATATTCGAAAGAGGTGGTGACCCAGTGACCGTTCTTATCGAACAGGAACAAACCGTGCAATTGCTCCAGCGACTGCACGCGCCGGGCAAAGGTTTGTTGCAAGCGTGGCTGTGTCGTCGGGCCGAACCCATCGACCTGAATCCAGTCCGCCAGGCTGGCGAGGACCAGATCGGCCTGAAGAAACGTGTCCTGGGCCTGCTGCGCCATGGCCCGGGTAAGGTTGGCCGAGGCGATACGGGCCGATTGCAAGTCATAACGACGGGACTGCTCCAACTGCAGGTAGAGCAAACCACAAAGGCACAGGCACACCGCAGCGATAAACGTCACCGCTGCCTTGAGTAAAGGCAGGCGTTTGAGGTTACCGCCAGGGGCGTGGAACGGATCGATGATGGGGACTGGCAAGCGAATTCCTGAAGAGGACAAAGCATGAGCAATTCGCCCAAAGCCCCCAATATCCGTGAGCTTATCCTACCGTTTGTGAGGCGGCAATTTGCCTTTGTTGCGCAGCCGATGGGTGGCGGAGTGGATCCAAAATCAAACCCCAACGCCGCTGAAACCGGTGTGTGGCGGGGGATTGGCTCCTTGGGGCGACTGCGCAAAACGGGATGATCCGTCGATGATGATTCAACCTCGTATTTCACGGTTTCGAAGAGCTGTTTTTTACAAGCAAACCTCGCCGGGGGCTATCTAAATTGCGTAACGCCCCCTAACTTAGATCGCCTTTGATTGCCAAGCGCCCCCGCCGACCATGAACAGACCGCCCCAAACCGTCGACGCCCCCCTGACTCGTCCCGCGACCGTCAGCCTGCGAGAAGCTTTCTGGTTCTGGCTCAAGCTGGGCTTCATCAGTTTTGGCGGGCCGGCGGGACAGATCTCGATCATGCATCAGGAACTGGTGGAGCGCCGACGGTGGATTTCCGAGCGGCGCTTCCTGCATGCGCTCAATTACTGCATGTTGTTACCGGGACCTGAAGCCCAGCAGTTGGCAACGTACCTGGGTTGGCTGATGCACCGCAGCTGGGGCGGGGTCATCGCAGGGGCGTTGTTTGTCCTGCCTTCGCTGTTCATCCTCATCGCATTGTCCTGGCTGTACGTCGCCTTCGGAGAAGTGCCGATAGTGGCAGGCGTTTTCTATGGCATCAAACCGGCCGTGACGGCCATCGTGTTGCATGCCGCCCACCGTATCGGCTCCCGTGCACTCAAGAACGGTTGGCTGTTGGCGATCGCTGCGGCGTCATTCACCGCGATATTTGCTTTTAACCTCCCGTTCCCGCTGATCGTGCTAGGTGCGGCTGTCATCGGTTACTTCGGCGGACGCTGGGCTCCAGGGAAATTCAGCCTGGGCGGTCACGATGCCAAGGAGCAATCCTTCGGCCCGGCCTTGATCGACGACGACACACCAACCCCGGATCACGCCCGTTTCAGCGCCTTCAGACTCGCTCGGCTGGTTGTCATCGGTGCCCTGCTCTGGGTATTGCCGATGGGGCTGCTGACGGCACTGTTCGGCTGGAGCGGGACGCTGACCCAAATGGCCTGGTTCTTTACCAAGGCCGCACTGCTGACGTTCGGTGGCGCCTATGCGGTTTTGCCTTACGTGTATCAGGGCGCCGTCGGACATTTCGGTTGGCTGACGCCGACGCAGATGATCGACGGCCTGGCCTTGGGCGAAACCACGCCCGGGCCATTGATCATGGTCGTGGCGTTCGTCGGTTTTGTCGGGGGTTATGTCATGCAGGTGTTCGGCCCCGAACAGGCCTTCCTCGCTGGCGCCGTGGCGGCCACGCTGGTGACCTGGTTTACGTTCCTGCCTTCGTTTCTGTTCATCCTGGCCGGCGGCCCATTGGTCGAATCGACCCACAACGCGTTGAAATTCACTGCTCCGCTGACCGCGATTACCGCCGCGGTGGTCGGGGTGATCCTCAACCTCGCCTGTTTCTTCGGCTATCACGTGCTGTGGCCCAAAGGATTTTCCGGCGCGCTGGACTGGCCGTCAGCAATCATTGCCCTTGCCGCGGCCATTGCGCTGTTTCGCTACAAGCGCGGCGTTATCCAAGTATTGGTGGCGTGC
Encoded proteins:
- a CDS encoding sensor domain-containing diguanylate cyclase, yielding MPVPIIDPFHAPGGNLKRLPLLKAAVTFIAAVCLCLCGLLYLQLEQSRRYDLQSARIASANLTRAMAQQAQDTFLQADLVLASLADWIQVDGFGPTTQPRLQQTFARRVQSLEQLHGLFLFDKNGHWVTTSFEYLQRGAGVADREYFTFHQQNASLIGHVGPAIRSRQNGDWIIPISRRLNDQDGNFQGVLMAGIKMSYFDRFFKSFSLDDQGEMSLALSDGTLLARRPFDEARIGRPLAEEHIFKHDLATGMSGDAMIRSDVDGIVRLYGHQHLQAYPLVVTAAMSEDAILAGWHDRAFQSSLIVALVVLGICLFGWVFVRQVRNSERIEADLREAQQALELIATHDSLTGLANRRLFERALDIEFGRGARQRSPLSLIMVDIDFFKRYNDTYGHVAGDHCLAQVATVLKDCCHRKADLAVRYGGEEFAVLLPDTNLHGAMALAEQIRHRIIDKHIAHSGSPTGFLTVSLGCYAFVPSSLDSVEVFIQRADAALYQAKHSGRNRVAVLSLEGGLDALERSDR
- the chrA gene encoding chromate efflux transporter produces the protein MNRPPQTVDAPLTRPATVSLREAFWFWLKLGFISFGGPAGQISIMHQELVERRRWISERRFLHALNYCMLLPGPEAQQLATYLGWLMHRSWGGVIAGALFVLPSLFILIALSWLYVAFGEVPIVAGVFYGIKPAVTAIVLHAAHRIGSRALKNGWLLAIAAASFTAIFAFNLPFPLIVLGAAVIGYFGGRWAPGKFSLGGHDAKEQSFGPALIDDDTPTPDHARFSAFRLARLVVIGALLWVLPMGLLTALFGWSGTLTQMAWFFTKAALLTFGGAYAVLPYVYQGAVGHFGWLTPTQMIDGLALGETTPGPLIMVVAFVGFVGGYVMQVFGPEQAFLAGAVAATLVTWFTFLPSFLFILAGGPLVESTHNALKFTAPLTAITAAVVGVILNLACFFGYHVLWPKGFSGALDWPSAIIALAAAIALFRYKRGVIQVLVACGLAGLAVHLLR